From a region of the Deinococcus aestuarii genome:
- a CDS encoding transposase — protein LMTSPANEQDRAQVEELCREAQELTGGMLEVAFVDQGYTGTAPLNAARKSNIELIVVKRQDASRGFVLLPKRWVVERSLAWLSRFRRLGRDLERLSSTLIGFHFVAACVLMLAKIKPFFG, from the coding sequence CCTGATGACCTCGCCAGCGAACGAGCAGGACCGGGCGCAGGTCGAAGAGCTGTGCCGAGAAGCCCAAGAACTCACGGGGGGGATGCTGGAAGTGGCTTTTGTGGATCAGGGCTACACTGGGACAGCACCCCTCAACGCTGCCAGGAAGAGCAATATCGAGCTGATCGTCGTGAAGCGTCAAGACGCTTCACGCGGCTTCGTCCTGCTCCCCAAACGCTGGGTGGTCGAGCGCTCCCTCGCTTGGTTGTCGCGCTTCCGTCGCCTGGGACGAGATTTAGAACGCTTGTCCTCTACTCTGATCGGCTTTCACTTTGTTGCCGCTTGCGTTCTGATGCTGGCGAAAATCAAGCCATTTTTTGGATAG